A genomic segment from Panulirus ornatus isolate Po-2019 chromosome 20, ASM3632096v1, whole genome shotgun sequence encodes:
- the LOC139755868 gene encoding tubulin beta-4B chain-like isoform X1 — protein MREIVHIQAGQCGNQIGSKFWEVISDEHGLEPTGLYTGTHEIQLERINVYYNEATGGRYVPRSVLVDLEPGTMDAVRTSAYGSLFRPDNFVFGQSGAGNNWAKGHYTEGAELVDNVLEGIRKESENCDCLQGFQLAHSLGGGTGSGMGTLLVSKIREEFPDRIMNTFSVVPSPKVSDTVVEPYNATLSLHQLVENTDETYCIDNEALYDICFRTLKLATPTYGDLNHLVSLTMSGVTTCLRFPGQLNADLRKLAVNMVPFPRLHFFMPGFAPLTARGSQTFRAVSVPDLTVQMFDARNMMCACDPRNGRYLTVAAVFRGRMSMRDVDEQMLNVQNKNSSFFVEWIPNNVKTAVCDIPPRGFKMAGTFIGNTTAIQELFVRIADQFSSMFRRRAFLHWYTGEGMDEMEFTEAEANMNDLVSEYQQYQEATADDYDNDYEEEPEHEQ, from the exons TTCTGGGAGGTGATAAGCGACGAGCACGGTCTCGAGCCGACAGGGCTGTACACGGGCACACACGAAATCCAGCTCGAACGCATCAATGTCTACTACAACGAAGCCACAG GAGGACGATATGTGCCCAGGTCTGTGTTGGTGGACCTCGAACCCGGCACCATGGACGCCGTCAGGACCTCTGCCTACGGTTCGCTGTTTAGGCCTGACAACTTTGTCTTCG GTCAAAGTGGAGCAGGTAACAACTGGGCGAAGGGGCACTACACGGAGGGAGCAGAGCTGGTGGACAATGTACTGGAGGGCATCAGGAAGGAGAGTGAGAACTGCGACTGTCTCCAG GGGTTCCAGCTGGCACATTCCCTGGGTGGTGGGACAGGCTCAGGGATGGGAACACTTCTTGTCTCCAAGATCAGAGAGGAGTTTCCTGACCGCATCATGAACACATTCTCTGTTGTCCCCAGCCCCAAG gtgtctgaCACTGTGGTGGAACCTTATAATGCTACCCTCTCGCTACACCAGCTGGTTGAAAACACTGATGAAACCTACTGCATTGATAATGAGGCACTTTATGACATCTGCTTCCGAACCCTTAAGCTGGCAACCCCCACCTATGGTGACCTTAACCATCTGGTATCACTAACCATGTCTGGTGTTACCACCTGCCTTAG ATTTCCGGGGCAGCTGAACGCTGACCTGAGGAAGCTGGCTGTCAACATGGTACCCTTTCCCCGCCTTCACTTTTTTATGCCAGGATTTGCACCCCTTACTGCCCGTGGCTCCCAGACCTTCCGAGCTGTATCCGTGCCAGACCTAACTGTCCAGATGTTTGATGCAAGGAATATGATGTGTGCTTGTGATCCACGCAATGGCAG GTACCTAACTGTGGCAgctgtgttcaggggtcgcatgTCAATGAGAGATGTGGATGAACAGATGCTCAATGTGCAGAACAAAAACAGCTCCTTCTTTGTAGAGTGGATTCCTAACAATGTGAAGACAGCCGTGTGTGACATTCCTCCCCGTG GTTTTAAGATGGCTGGGACTTTCATTGGCAATACAACAGCCATCCAGGAGCTTTTTGTTCGAATAGCAGATCAGTTCTCATCCATGTTCCGTCGGCGAGCTTTCCTACATTG GTATACTGGGGAAGGAATGGATGAAATGGAGTTTACAGAGGCAGAAGCTAACATGAATGACTTGGTGTCTGAGTACCAGCAGTACCAAGAGGCAACTGCAGATGACTATGACAATGACTATGAAGAGGAGCCAGAACATGAACAGTGA
- the LOC139755868 gene encoding tubulin beta-1 chain-like isoform X2, with the protein MDAVRTSAYGSLFRPDNFVFGQSGAGNNWAKGHYTEGAELVDNVLEGIRKESENCDCLQGFQLAHSLGGGTGSGMGTLLVSKIREEFPDRIMNTFSVVPSPKVSDTVVEPYNATLSLHQLVENTDETYCIDNEALYDICFRTLKLATPTYGDLNHLVSLTMSGVTTCLRFPGQLNADLRKLAVNMVPFPRLHFFMPGFAPLTARGSQTFRAVSVPDLTVQMFDARNMMCACDPRNGRYLTVAAVFRGRMSMRDVDEQMLNVQNKNSSFFVEWIPNNVKTAVCDIPPRGFKMAGTFIGNTTAIQELFVRIADQFSSMFRRRAFLHWYTGEGMDEMEFTEAEANMNDLVSEYQQYQEATADDYDNDYEEEPEHEQ; encoded by the exons ATGGACGCCGTCAGGACCTCTGCCTACGGTTCGCTGTTTAGGCCTGACAACTTTGTCTTCG GTCAAAGTGGAGCAGGTAACAACTGGGCGAAGGGGCACTACACGGAGGGAGCAGAGCTGGTGGACAATGTACTGGAGGGCATCAGGAAGGAGAGTGAGAACTGCGACTGTCTCCAG GGGTTCCAGCTGGCACATTCCCTGGGTGGTGGGACAGGCTCAGGGATGGGAACACTTCTTGTCTCCAAGATCAGAGAGGAGTTTCCTGACCGCATCATGAACACATTCTCTGTTGTCCCCAGCCCCAAG gtgtctgaCACTGTGGTGGAACCTTATAATGCTACCCTCTCGCTACACCAGCTGGTTGAAAACACTGATGAAACCTACTGCATTGATAATGAGGCACTTTATGACATCTGCTTCCGAACCCTTAAGCTGGCAACCCCCACCTATGGTGACCTTAACCATCTGGTATCACTAACCATGTCTGGTGTTACCACCTGCCTTAG ATTTCCGGGGCAGCTGAACGCTGACCTGAGGAAGCTGGCTGTCAACATGGTACCCTTTCCCCGCCTTCACTTTTTTATGCCAGGATTTGCACCCCTTACTGCCCGTGGCTCCCAGACCTTCCGAGCTGTATCCGTGCCAGACCTAACTGTCCAGATGTTTGATGCAAGGAATATGATGTGTGCTTGTGATCCACGCAATGGCAG GTACCTAACTGTGGCAgctgtgttcaggggtcgcatgTCAATGAGAGATGTGGATGAACAGATGCTCAATGTGCAGAACAAAAACAGCTCCTTCTTTGTAGAGTGGATTCCTAACAATGTGAAGACAGCCGTGTGTGACATTCCTCCCCGTG GTTTTAAGATGGCTGGGACTTTCATTGGCAATACAACAGCCATCCAGGAGCTTTTTGTTCGAATAGCAGATCAGTTCTCATCCATGTTCCGTCGGCGAGCTTTCCTACATTG GTATACTGGGGAAGGAATGGATGAAATGGAGTTTACAGAGGCAGAAGCTAACATGAATGACTTGGTGTCTGAGTACCAGCAGTACCAAGAGGCAACTGCAGATGACTATGACAATGACTATGAAGAGGAGCCAGAACATGAACAGTGA
- the LOC139755869 gene encoding uncharacterized protein codes for MGGEPRSSSPRAPRQKHKETLEMVNEEILTLYELLERQGLNSSQWETVTQPLVDAVNKAQVRRKAHALARWAGFSFALFLFLFLLFQIPWVQKVATVLFRHFLLLLLPRWDWSRIYYSDCFISNPYYVSRSLVEDDCNVCESLEKVDRLSNASSDVVSEDYLKNDIPFIVTDAMDDWPVMNTEQFWFDNITEMYLSEELRGIYPCELTSNLRLRPDDLRGFLKKIHNPDVHRWYGHWENCNKKAAKALRQIYRRPYFIPHMVDFSDSNWVIISSDFKGKVYKEVDFQTELLWVAQVRGWSRIRLVPREPCDHFCPELLDTITEGQMVVVTNLLWKFEYIPGEHTDNLAVGVGGFWT; via the exons ATGGGAGGTGAACCACGGTCTTCATCCCCAAGAGCCCCTCGGCAGAAGCATAAAGAAACGTTGGAGATGGTAAATGAAGAAATTTTGACTCTCTACGAGTTGCTGGAACGCCAGGGG CTGAACAGCAGCCAGTGGGAGACGGTGACGCAGCCGCTGGTGGATGCTGTCAACAAGGCTCAAGTCAGGCGTAAGGCCCACGCCCTCGCCCGTTGGGCTGGCTTTAGCTtcgctctcttcctcttccttttcctcctcttccaa ATCCCGTGGGTACAGAAGGTAGCTACCGTGCTCTTCCGACACTTCTTGCTGCTG CTTTTGCCGCGGTGGGACTGGTCACGTATTTACTACTCAGACTGTTTTATCTCCAACCCATACTATGTTAGTCGCTCCTTGGTTGAAGATGACTGCAAT GTATGTGAATCTCTGGAAAAGGTGGACCGACTGAGTAATGCATCATCGGATGTTGTGTCTGAAGATTACTTGAAGAATGATATTCCCTTTATTGTCACGGATGCCATGGATGATTGGCCTGTCATGAATACTGAGCAGTTCTGGTTTGACAACATTACAGAA ATGTACTTGAGTGAGGAGTTACGTGGCATATATCCTTGTGAGTTGACCTCTAACCTCCGCTTACGTCCTGATGACTTGAGAGGGTTCCTAAAGAAAATTCATAATCCAGATGTACACCGCTGGTATGGTCATTG GGAGAATTGTAATAAGAAGGCTGCAAAGGCCTTACGGCAAATCTACCGGCGCCCATACTTCATTCCTCATATGGTTGACTTCTCTGACTCAAATTGGGTCATCATATCCTCAGACTTTAAGGGCAAAGTATATAAAGAG GTGGACTTTCAAACAGAATTGCTATGGGTAGCTCAAGTCCGAGGGTGGAGCCGCATAAGGTTGGTTCCTCGGGAACCATGTGATCATTTCTGTCCTGAGCTACTCGATACTATAACTGAAGGACAAATGG TTGTGGTAACAAATTTATTATGGAAGTTTGAGTACATCCCAGGAGAGCACACTGACAACTTGGCTGTGGGTGTTGGTGGCTTTTGGACTTAA